Genomic window (Streptomyces sp. LX-29):
CGGTCCAGGGCGAGGTCGGCCAGGCCAAGGCGGTCCAGCTGGGCACGGGTGCGTTCCTCGATGTCCCAGTCGTCGCCGATGGTCGCGAAGTGCCGCTCGTCGACGTCCCCGGACTCCACGGCGTCGATGGCCTGGATGATCGCGGCGACGCCCAGCACCTCGGCGACGGTGAGATCGCCGGCTAGGGGGAGGCTCTGCGGGAGGTAGCCGAGGGTGCCGGCCACCGAGATCGACCCCGTACCCGGCCGCAGTTCCCCGGCGATGAGCTTGAGCAGCGCGCTCTTGCCGGTGCCGTTGGGCGCGACGAGGCCGGTGCGGCCGGGGCCGAGGGTGAAGGACAGGTCCTGGAAGACGGGGGTGTCGTCGGGCCAGGTGAAGGACAGGTTCGAGCAGACGACGGAAGCGTCGGACATGGCGGTGACCTCGCGGGGAGGGGGCAGGGACGGCACGTGCGCCCCGGCGGCGGACAAGGGGAAGGACGGCACGACGGCGAGGCCACGTCGACGGTGCTTCCGCGCACCGGCCGGTGGCCTGTCGGGTCCGGGTATCACCCGGAGATGTCGTCGTCCACCACCATGTCTGGGCTCCTCAACAAACGATCATCGTCCGCACCAGTCTAACGGCAGGGGCGTCGGGCGGGCACACGCGGCCACGACGCCGACGCGGAAGCGGTCGCGACAGGCCACCCGCCGCCGATGGCCGTCCCGATGGTAGGTCAATCGGGTCGTAGGCGATGTGCGTCCAACAGACTGTCATAGCGAGGCAGTCGCGCAGAGCTGACCACTCCCCCCATAGCCCGTACGTAAAGTGACGCTCGGTCACACACGGTGTGTGGCTGCGGTGTGCTGCCGGTGCCCACGGCATGTCCGGCCATGGCCGCCCTTCCTGCTGAAACGAGGCATTCGTGAGCACAGACGAGGGCAAGCAGACCGGGCCGCGGAGTGGTCCGGTACCCGACAGGGCCTGGCCGCGGCCGGGGGCCTGGCTGCGGCTGGTGATGGCGGTCCTGGCCATGCTGGCGGCGCTGCCCCTGCCGACCGCCACCGCGTCCCCGACACGGGCGGCCGCCCCCGCGCCGAACGCCTACGTCGTCAACGCCGACTCGAACAACGTGTCGGTGGTCGACACGGCCACGAACACCGTCACCACCACCATCCCCGTCGGCACCACTCCCCTCAGCGTGGCCGTCACCCCCGACAACACCCGCGCCTATGTCACCAACGGCAACTCGAACAACGTGTCGGTGATCGACACGACCACGAACACCGTCATCGCCACCATCCCCGTCGGCGCCAACCCGGCCGATGTGGCCATCACTCCGAACGGTGCCCGCGCCTACGTCACCAACCAGGCCTCGAACAACGTGTCGGTGATCGACACGGCCACCAACACCGTCATCGCCACCATCCCCGTCGGCACCAACCCGTTCGGCGTGGCCATCACCCCGGACGGCACCCGCGCCTACGTCGCCAACCGCAACTCGACCACGGTGTCGGTGATCGACACAGCCACGAACACGGTCACGACCACCGTCGCCGTCGGCAGCGGCACGGTCGGCGTGGCCATCACCCCGGACGGCACCCGCGCCTACGTCACCAGCGAGGGCCCGGACACGGTGGCGGTGATCGACACGGCCACCAACACCGTCATCGCCACCATCCCCGTCGGCAGCAACCCGTTCGGCGTGGCCATCACCCCGGACGGCACCCGCGCCTACGTCACCAACAGCGGCTCGAACACGGTCTCGGTGATCGACACAGCCACGAACACGGTCACCACCACCATCCCCGTCGGTGCCCTCCCGGTCAGTGTGGCCATCACCCCCGACGGCACCCGCGCCTATGTCGCCAACGGCGGCTCGACCACGGTCTCGGTGATCGACACAGCCACGAACACGGTCACCACCACCATCCCCGTCGGCAGCGCCCCGTTCGACGTGGCCTTCGCCACGCCGCCGCCCCCTCCCTCCCTGACCCTCACCAAGATCCACAGCGGCGGCTTCAACCGCGGGCGGTCGGGCACCTACACGCTCACGGTCGGCAACAACGGCAGCGGTCCGACCGATGGCACCACCGTCACCGTCCAGGACACCCTGCCCAAGGGCCTCACTCCCACCGCGATCAGCGGCACCGGATGGGACTGCAGCCTGGCCACGCTGACCTGTACCCGCGACGACGCCCTCGCTCCCGGGGACAGCTACCCGCCGATCACGCTCACGGTCAAGGTGTCCTGTAAGGCCGCCCAGCAGGTCACGAACACGGCCACGGTCACCGGAGGCGGCAGCGCCCCCGACACCACCACGCACACCACCACGATCAGGCACGACAGGCGCTGCGAGAGGCCGCACCACGACGACGACCACCACGACCACCACGACAAGGACGACAAGCACGACCACGTCAGGAAGTAGCACCCCGGAGGGGTCGGCCTGGTGCATGCACAGGGGCGGCCGCCGTTCCCGGCGCGGGTCGGGAACGGCGCGGGTCGGGAACGGCGCGATAGCGGTACCCGGTGCTTCGGAAGCCGTCGGAGGGTCGCATTCCGCCCTTGATAACCTGGCGCGTGCCTGTCAAAGAAGGCGCTCAACTCGCTCAACCCAGGTATGCAATCGGGGGATTTGACGTATGAAGCCCAGTCGTGTCCGTGCTGTCGCCATGGCCGCAATCGCCGTGATCGCCCTCTCGGGAGTGACCGGCTGCGATGGCGGCAAGAAGCGCCGTTCCGGCGGATCGGGCGACGACTTCGCCGCATCCGGCGGGCTGGGGAACCCCGACGGGGTGTCCGGTGGCGGGGGCCAGACGGCCGGGGCCACGACCGGCGGCACCACGACGGACGGGACCACCACCGGCGGCACCACCACCGGCGGGGTCGCCACGACGCCGCCGACGGGTCCGCTGAGCACGACGCCGGCCAAGGACGACATCGCCATCACCGCCTGCGACTTCGACTTCGCGGGCGACCGGTCGTCCGCGACCATCACCATCACCAACGGCAACTCGCGGGGCCAGGCGAGCTACGACGGCACGGTCGAGATCGTCGACGGGAACGGCCAGTCCCTGGACGGCCTGCTCTTCGACGTGAGCGGTGTGCCCGCCGGTCAGTCCCGGACCAAGTCCCTGTCGGCCGAGATCAGCATCCGGCCGTCCTCCGCGCCCGCCACCTTCCGGTGCCAGCTGGGCCAGGTCTGGAAGGCGATCGCCCTCTGAGGGACGTGCGCCCGCCGACCGATCGCGCCGTCCGCGGCCGGGGCCCCGGCCCCCGGGACGGCGCGATCGGTCAGCCGCGTGTGTCGAGCGGGACGTGCAGCGAGAGGTGCGCGGACAGGGCGCGGAGGAAGTCCGGGGCGTCGAAGACCGCCCCGGCGGAGACGACGCCGGTGGTCCTGGTGCGGCCGGTGAGGACGCGGTCGACGGCCTCCACCGCGAGCGGCGCGCTGACGGCGTAGATGTCCTGTCCGGCGGCGACAAGGCGGCGTTCGGCGCCGCCGGAGCTGACGCGGACGTCGACGACGAAGGTCTGCGCGGAGCGGCCGAGTTCGTCGACGGCGGTCGGTGCCGAGGCGTCGGGAGCGAACAGGTCCCCGGCCGCCTTCGCGGTCATGTAGGTGCGCACCTCCGGGACGGCCAGGTGGCTGGGAACGGTGACGACGTCGGCCATGGTGAACTCTCCGATGACGCTCTGGGGGCCGAGCGGAGCGGGGAAGGGCCACTCCAGGGTCGGCAGGGCGTCGTCGTGGTACGCCAGCCGTCCGCCGGTGTAGCGGACACGGCGGCCGCCCCGTCGCCGCCCCGAGACCGCGCCCGCGGCGAGCGTTCCGGCGGTGGGGTGCCAACTGCTCAGGCCGTAGGCGATGTGCGCCTCGTCCGCGGCGGTCCAGTCGCCCATCGCGGTGGTGACCAGCAGGTCGCCGAGGCCGCCGAAGAAGGCCATCGCCGGGACCACCACGGCGCCCGCGGCGCGGGCGCGCTCCGCGAAGTGGGCGAACGTGTCGAGGTTCGCCTCGATCTCGGCCGCCACGTCGACATACGGGATGCCGGCGCGCAGTGCCGCCTCGACCAGCGGGGCGGCGGTCGTGGCGAACGGCCCGGCGCAGTTGATGACGGCGGCCGCGCCGTTCAGCGCGCGGTCGAGCGAGGCCGGATCGTCGACCGACGCCTGCCGCACCTCAAGCCCGGGTTGGTCCTGCGCCAGCGCCAGCAGCTTGTCCTGGTCACGACCGAGGAGCAGCGGGACGTACCCGCGCTCGCGCAACTCCGCGACCACGAACCGCCCGGTGTGCCCGTAGGCGCCGAACACCGCCACGTTCCGACCCGATCCCATGTCTGCTCCCGTTGTGCTCGAAGTGCTCTGCTGCGGAGATCCTGTCCCCGGCGGCCCCTCGGTGCCCAGTGTCTGGAACGACAGGACCCGTACAATTCCCGACATGAGCTCTGTCCCGCGCTCCGTCGCGGTCGCCGCTACCGACGGGATGCTGCACTTCGAGCTGGCTCTGGCCTACGAGGTCTTCGGCTCCGCCCCGGCCGCCCTGCCAGGCCCCTGGTACGACGTCAGGGTGTGCGGCACGCACGCCGTCCGGGTCGGCCGGTTCCTGCTGGAGCCGGACTGCGGGCTCGACCGACTGGCGCAGGCCGACACCGTGATCGTCCCCGCCCTGGCCGACGTCGACCGGGACCCGCCGGCCGACCTCGTCGCGGCGGTGCGCGCGGCCCACGAGTCGGGCGCGCGGGTGGTCTCCCTGTGCACGGGCGTGTTCGTGCTCGCCGCCGCCGGTCTGCTGGACGGGCTGCGCGCGACCACGCACTGGGCCCACACCGAGGAGCTGGCCGCGCGCTATCCCCGGGTGAACGTCGATCCGGACGTGCTCTACGTCGACAACGGCAGCGTGCTCACCTCCGCGGGCAAGGCCGCGGCGATGGACCTGTGCCTGCATCTGGTCCGCCGCGACCACGGCTCGGCGGTCGCCAACGTGGTCGCCCGCCGTCTGGTGGTGCCGCCCCACCGGGCCGGTGGCCAGGCCCAGTTCGTCACCACACCGGTGCCCGCCCAGGACGACCACCCCCTGGCCGAGCTGTTCCCCTGGGTGATGCGGCGGCTGGACCAACCGCTCACCGTGGAGGACCTGGCCCGCCAGGCGAACATCAGCTCGCGCCACCTGACCCGCCACTTCCGCTCGGTCACCGGCACCACCCCGCTGCAATGGCTGCTGACGCAGCGGATCCGCCGTGCGCAGGAGCTGCTGGAGAACACGGACGACAGCGTCGACACCATCGCCTCGGCCGCGGGCATGGGCACGGCGACGACCCTGCGCCGCCACTTCCAGCGCACCCTCGGCGTACCGCCGGACGCCTACCGCCGCACGTTCCGGGCGTGAGACCGCGGGTCCCCGCCCCGACGGCTCCCGGCCGTCTCAGCGGCCGGAGCCCCCGCGTCAGCCTTACGGACCCTTCCAGAGGGCGCCGGCGCCTCACCGACCGTAGTGTGAGGCTCGGAACGGAAGCCGGCTCGGGAGACTCGGGAGTACGGAGCCGCCCGCGGCCGTGCTGTCTGCCCACGTCGGTAGGGGCGGAGGCGCGATGCTGCTGCGACCCTGGGGTGTGTACAGCCCCCAGGAGGACTCCTACCTGCTACGAGACGCCCTTGAGCAGGTGTCCGTGCCGCCCGGGGCTCGGGTGCTGGACGTGTGCACCGGCACCGGGCTGATCGCCGTGACGGCCGCGCGGCTCGGCGCGGGCGACGTACGGGCCGTCGACATCTCCTACCGCGCCGTGCTGACAGCGCGCTGCAACGCCTGGCTCAACCGCGCGGCCGTCCGTGTCCGGCGCGCCGACTTCCGTGACCACGCCCCCGGAGAGCGGTTCGACCTGATCACGGCCAACCCGCCCTACGTCCCCTGCCCCGAGCGGAACGTCCGGCGCCCTCGCGGGGGAGGTTCCCGCGACGCCGGACCGGACGGACGCCGGTACCTCGACCGGCTGTGCGCCATGGCTCCGCTGCTGCTCAACGAGACCGGCGTGCTCCTCGTGGTGCACTCCTCCGTGGCCGAGCCGCTCCGCACGCTGCGCACCCTGACCGCCGGTGGCCTGACCGCGTCCGTCGTCGCGCGGCGCGCCCAGCCCTTCGGCCCGCTGCTCAGCGCCCGCGCCGCGTGGATGGAGGACTCCGGGCTCATCGACCCCGGCCAACGCCACGAGGAGCTGGTCGTCATCCGCGGTGCCCGCGCCGTGCAGCGTGTCGACGCACCCGACGCCCCTGGGTCCGCCACGGGCTGACGTCACTCCCCTGGCCTCTCTCGCCCCGGAAGGCCATGACCGCGCGGCTCACCCCGCCTCCGCCCGGGCGGTCGTTCCCCAGGCGTCCATCAGGGCCCGGCGCAGTCGCTTCACCTGTCTCCGGTCGGTTCCGATGACGGCGTAGCGCCAGGTTCGGCCGTCGGCGGGTGCGTCCTCGTACAGCACCACGCCCGCGCCGGACTCCCGGGACCAGGCCAGTCCCGCGTCCCGCAGCAGTCGCAGGGCCTCGGCGAAGCCGAGTGCGAACCGGCTCTCGTGCTGGGCGAGCAGCCAGGCGGGGCGGTCCAGACCGGCGGCGCGAGCCAACCGGACGGCCATGACCCGGGGCGTGGTGGTGGCGGTGCGGCGGACGTTGGCCTCGATGGCGTACAGCCGGCCGTTCGCGGCGAGGACCGCGTCGATCCCATACGGCCCGGTGTAGCCGTGCCCGGACAGGTACCGTCCGAGCGCACCGCCCCATCGTTCGAGCTCCACCGCGCGGAACCGGTCGGCGGCCGCCAGCGGGGAGAGGTAGCCCGTGTAGCGGCCGCCGGAGGTGCGCATCTCGCCGCTGAAGACCGGTCGTGGCCCGTCCGGTGTCGCCTCCATCTGCACGCTGAGGGACCGGATCGCGTCCATGCACTGTTCCACCACCCACACGGTCGCCCGCTCCCCCGGCGAGGGCACGGGGTCCGTATCGGACAGGACCGCCAGACCGTGGCCGCCCGCGGAGCGGTCCGGCTTGAGGACGACGCGATCGTGCTCGGCCAGCAGAGCACCCACCGTCGCCGGGAGGTCTTCGCCGCCGCAGACCCGCCCGGGAGGCAGGGGCATCCCGAGCCTGGCCGCCGTACAGCGGAAGGCCCCTTTCGTGTTGAGCAGGTAGGCCACCTCCAGCGCCGCCCGCGGCGCGCCACGCGGCCCGTACGGGGCGATCGGGACGGCCAGCCGTGCGGCGAGATCGACCGTGGAGCGGTCCAGGGCGAGGGGCAGCAGCTGGATCCCGGGGCGCGCGACGACGAGCTCCCGAAGTGTGTCCGTCGCTCCGGCCCGGTGCACCGCGTCGGCCAGCGTTCCACCCGGCACGGGCGGGACGTGGAGCAGGGTGAGGGATTCGGGCGCCATGCCGAGCAGGTCGCAGGCGTAAGCCTGGAACGCGGCGCTCAGCGGGACGGGCGTGACCAGGACATCGCCCGGTCGCATCAGCCAGATCTTGCGCGGCGCCTGTTCCGCCCACCGTTCGAGCACATCGCGCGCCGCCAGGTCCACGGCCAGGTCGGAGTGGAAGTTCGCATAGAGGATGAGCGGGTCGCGGTGCTGCTGCTCCACCCTTCGAGGTCTACGCCGGTGCGGGCGAGGGCGCATCCCGGCGGCGAGCGGCGCGGGCCCCTCCTCGGGCCTGCGTCGCGGTGCCCTCGCACGACGGCTCGGCGTACGCGACGACGGCTCGGCGTAGATGACGACGGCTCGGCGTGGGTCCCGCCCAGCGGACCGCACCCACCGGAGTCGGTCCATCGCCTGGCGGAGTTATCGCCCCGGGTGATCGGGGAATGCGACAGTGCATGCGCGCTTCCGCGGCGAACCCGCTGTCCACCATCGACGCCATCGAGGACGCCGAGGTCCTCGACCGGGTCGCGAGCCCCCTCCGCGCGGGCGTCCGGGCCCTCCCCCTGGGGCGCGCGCGGGAGCTGCTGCGCGGCCGTTGGCAGGGGCACCCGTTGCATCCGACGCTGGTGCAGGCGCCCATCGGGTCCTGGAGCTCCGCCGCGCTGCTCGACCTGACGCGCGGCAACGAACGCGCGGCCCGGCTGCTGATCGCGGTGGGCCTGGTGACGGCCGCTCCGGCGGCCGTGGCGGGCGCGACGGACTTCGCGGACCAGTTCCCGGAGCAGGAACGGGTCGGGGTGGTGCACGCGGCGGCCAACACCGCGGCCGTCGTCCTCTACACCGCCTCCCTCATCGTCCGGCTCAGAGGCGGGCGCGGAAGGCTGCTGGGCTTCGCCGGGCTCGCCGCGGCCACCGCCGGCGGATTCCTCGGCGGACACCTCACCTTCCGGCAGGCCGCCGGCGTCAACCACAGCGAGGCCGTACCGCACCTGGTCGACGCGGGCTGGCACGCGGTCGGCGGCCCCGAGGAGTTCCCTCGCGGCCACATGGTGCGACGGATGGTCGGAGAGGTCCCGGTGCTGATCGTGCGGGACGCCGAGGGCACGGGCGAACTCCACGCGCTCGCCGACCGGTGCTCCCACCTGTCCGGCCCCCTCTCCGAGGGCGAGGTCGTCGACGGCTGCGTGGTCTGCCCCTGGCACGGGAGCACCTTCCGACTGGCCGACGGCGCCTGCGTGGCCGGACCGGCCACCGCCCCGCAGCCCTCCTTCGAGGTCCGGCTCAACGACGGCCTCGTGGAGGTACGCCTGCCGCAGGCACGGTGATCGGGGCCGCCCCGGCCGCTCGTCGCCTCCGGCAGGCGCCCGGTTGCGCGCCGGGGACTCCGGTCGCAGGGTGGCCCTGAGAGGCAGCCGACGACGGGACGGGGCCACAGTCATGACCCGACGGGCGAACGCTCCGCGGAGCGCGCCGGGCGCGGCCGCGGGATGACGCCCATGGCCGACGCCGACCTCACGCCCGAACCCGCACCCGAATCCGCGCCCGTGACGGAGACCGGAGGCGGGCCGGTGCCGGCGCGGCCGGCTGCGGCGCGGCGGGTCTGGCAGGAGCCCGGCGGCCCGATGGTCATGGAGGGCCCGGTGGAGGTCGTCCTGGAGGACGGCACCGTGGTGCGCTCCGATCGCCCGGTGGTCGCCCTGTGCACCTGCCGGCGCAGCCTGCTGTACCCGTGGTGCGACACCAGCCACCGCGGACCTCGACGGGCGGCCGCGACGCGAGACCGCGCTCCACGGCCCGGGTCGCCGGGCGCCGAACCCTCCGGCGGCGGCCCGCGGGAACCTCGCGCCGGCGGTCACGGGGCGAGCGCCGACGGTCACGGGGGTGAGCGCCGACGGTCACAGGGGCGCGCGCAGTGAACAGCGCCCCTCCCGCCAGGCCCCGAGCACGTGACCGGCGAGCCGGTCCTCCAGCCACTGCGTGGCGGCGACCCCGAAGACGACGTCGGGAGCCAGTCGGGGTTCGCGGCGCAGCAGGTCGCCGATGACCTCATGGCGTACGAGCTGCTCGTGCACGGCGTCGGCCTCGACGTGCTCGGCGTAGAAGTGGACGGCGGCCGGGCCGGCGCCCAGCCGCCGCAGGGCCTCGACCATGCGCCGGGAGGCGGGCGGCGAGGTCATCTCCACCGTCGCGAAGTGGCCGACCAGGGCACCGCGCAGCTCCCGGTGGAGGCCCAGCAGCGACATCAGGTTCACCGTGGCGAGGGTGGGGGCGGGCGCGGCGTCCAGGTAGCCGCCGTAGCCGTCGTCCAGGTCGAGGTCCGCGAGCAGCGCGGCGAACAGGTCGGCGTGGATCCGCTCGGCGCGGCCCGCGCCGAACTCGTCGTACTCGACCGCGACCAGTGCGGCCTTGGCCCGGCCGGTGAGCCGTGGGATGGCCCAGGCGTGCGGGTCGGCCTCCTTGAGCTGGTACAGGGACCGGTGCGCCGCGTACTCCCGCAGCTGCCACCACTCTCCGGCGTCCCGCAGGTAGGCGCTGACGCCGCCGCCCCCGACGGGCTCTCGCAGCGCCGCCTCCACCGTGCTCGCGACGTCCCCGTCGCACGGCACGTCGGCCCTCAGTGCCGCGAGGAACCGCCGCTCCAGCACGCCGCGGAGCCGCAGCAGCTCCGCGTCCCACTCCCAGGCGTCGTCGACCCCCTCGAACCCGCGGTAGTGCAGCTCGTATCCCAGGTAGAGGGCCAGTTGGGCGTCCTCGCCGTAGGGCCGGGCGCGGGCGGCCGTCTCGTGCGGCAGCGACACCGCCCGACCGGGTTCCACGCCACGGCCCAGGACGTCCACCAGCGCGGCGGACACCTCTCCACGCGGCGTGGGCAGCCTCATCCCACGGCCTCCGCCGCGTGGCGCGGGCCTGTGGGCGCCCGGCGACGGGCGATCGCCTCAGGGCGACGCCGGCCGTGCTCGCCCGTCGGCCGGGCTCCGCGTCGTGGCGCCCGGATCACCAGCGGTACCAGCGCCCTCGCGCGCCGCCAGGACCAGCGGACCGGAAGAGGAACCCGAGAAGCCAGAGGGCCAGGACCGCCAGAGCGATCCACCACAGGACCTTGACCGCGAATCCGGCACCGAACAGGACCAGGATCAGCAGAAGCACGAGCAGCAGGGGAAGCATGGTCGCCACCTCCAGTCGGTCGGGCTGTACGCCTGCCCCCTGAGGCGGAAGTCATGGGGCCCCTTTCGGACGCGGCGGGCTCGCATGTGCCGGACATCCGGTCGGGTACCGAGTCGTACGCGCTCCGGCCGGGGAAGGCTCGGCGGCGGTTCCCGACGCTCGCGGACCCGCGACGTGCGCGCCGGGGCGAGCCGTCGGAAGTGGTCGTCGGGAAGCCTTGAGGGGTCGAACCCGTTCGTGCCTGGCTCCGCGCGCGCGGAGCCCCCACCACTATGCGGCCGGCGCGGGCGACCCGCCACTCGGGGACTCGTAGGCGCCGCGCCGGTGGGGGCCGGGGCTCCAGGACGGCCCGCCGACCGACCGGCCGGCGACGCCCCGTCAGACATCGGCCCTGCCCGGACCTCGCGGACGTCCCCACGCGTCGACCGAGACCGATCCGGGACGGTCACCGGTCCGCCCGCCCCGGGCCTCCGGCGGTCCGCCACCGGACCACCGGAGGGCTCGGAAGTTGAACCTTCAGGTGAAGTTACTCGTGGGCACGCAACAGAGAACACCGCCGCGTCACGAGGTAGATTCCCCTTAGAGGGGAAAAACGGGCATAACCGAAAACAACAGGGGTAGTCGACGCCAAGAGCCGGAGTCGGGCTCGTTCGGCGGAGGCCCTCACAGCGGCTCACGCCGACACCGTCGACACCCCCGCACAGCGGGAGAGAACCGTCGAGGACGAGCAGGTGATATCCGGCAGGCAGCCCATTCCGACATCACAGCGTATTCGAGAGAATCGAGAGAGGGGTCGGTCTGATGTCAACGGGGACACTCCTTGCCATCATCATCGCCGCGGTCGTGATCCTCGCCCTGATCGCCGTCGGGATCTACCTCGCCGTTCGCCGACGGCGTCTGCGCGAGCGGTTCGGCCCGGAGTACGAACGGACGGTCGAGGGCTCCGACAGCCGACTCGCGGCGGAGCGGAAGCTGAGCGCACGCGAGAAGCGCCATGACGAACTGGACATCAAGCCCTTGCCCGACGACGCACGCAACCGCTACGCACGCCAATGGCGCGACGTGCAGAACGACTTCGTGGACCACCCGGAGGGCGCCGTACACGACGCCGACATCCTCGTCGCCGCTCTGATGCACGAGCGCGGCTACCCCACCGAGAACTTCACCCAGCGACTCGAGGACCTGTCGGTCGAACACGGCCGCACCCTGGAGCACTACCGTGCCGCCCACGAGGTCAACGAACTGGGGATGCGCCACAAGGCCAGCACCGAGCAGTTGCGCGGCGCCATGGTCCACTACCGCGCCCTGTTCAACGAGTTGCTCTCCAACGGGGGCCAGACTCGACACGCCCCCGCCTGAACACCGACACCGACAGCCGGGAGGCGTCGACGCCTCCCTCCATGGCGGACGGAGGAAACATGCGACGCGACGACATACCCGAAACCAGCGAGGGCGGACTGTCGACCGAGGACCTGGCCGAACCCTCCCGCCGCGATGCCGACGCGGCACCGGAGACGCGGGAGGAGACGCCGACGGTGCCCGACTACGGCGCCGGGCAGACGACCGAGGCGGAATCCCCCGGAGCCGAGCTCCGCGAGGAGGACAAGCCACCCGAGGAGGAGTCACCGCGGCTGCTCACGCCCGAGGACGAGGAGTCCTTCCGCTCACGGTGGCAGGACATCCAGGCCCGGTTCGTCGACGACCCGCGTGACTCGGTACACGCCGCCGACGCTCTCGTCGCGGAGGTCATCCAGAGGCTGGCCGCGACCTTCTCCCAGCACAAGAAGGATCTGGAAGGCCAGTGGACCCAGGGTGAGGAGGTGAACACCGAGGACCTGCGGATGGCGCTGCGGCACTACCGCTCGTTCTTCAACCGCCTGCTCACGGTGCCATGACGCACCGCGACCGTGGCCGTGGGTCCCTTCTCCGGGACCTCCGAAGGACGTGGTCGGCGGCCTGCGTCCGCGGAGCGCCCGCCGCGCAGGCCGAACCCCGTCGCCGGACCTAAGCTGACAGGGGAAGGGCGGGTGTGCCTTCCGAAACACCACCCTCCCTCAGCGGCGGGGAGCACGCATGGCCATACGTCATCGGCTGGTTCACAGGAGCCCCGCACAGGTGTGGGCGGTGCTGGCGGACGGCTCGCGCTACGGCGACTGGGTCATCGGACCGTCGCAGTCCTCCCAGGTGGACGAGGAGTGGCCGCGGCTCGGCTCCCGCATCGAGTACGTCGTCGCCCTGGGCCCGTGGACGCTGACGGGTGAGACGATCGTCCGGCGCTGCGAGCCGGTGCGGGCACTCGAACTGGAGGCGGTCAGCGGATGGTTGGGCACGGCCCGCATCGCCATGGAGATCCGCTCATGGGGTGACGAGACCCTGGTGATCCTCGACGAGCACCCGCTGCGCGGCACCGGCGGCCGCCTGCACAACGTGGCGTTGGACGCCGTGCTGCAACTGCGCCACCGCTCCATGCTCGCCAGGTTCGCCGAGGTGGTGGAGTCCACGGGGCCGGGGGGCCGGGAGGGCCCGGACGGTCGCGCGGGCCGGGACGGGCGCACACCGTCGAGTCCCTGACGTCCCAGGACGGGAGTGAGCCATGCCGGACGCCGTGGTGATAGGAGCCGGCCCCAACGGGCTGGTGGCGGCCAACGTGTTGGCGGATGCCGGCTGGAGCGTGGAGGTGCTGGAGGCCCAGCCGGAACCGGGTGGGGCGGTGCGCAGCGACCGTGGCGTCCACCCCGACTACGTCAGCGACGTCTTCAGCTCCTTCTACCCGCTCGCCGCGGCCTCGCCCGTCCTCGCCGCGCTCGATCTGGAGGCGGAGGGCCTGCGGTGGAGTCACGCGCCGCGCGTGCTCGCCCACCCGCTGCCGGACGGCCGCTGTGCGGTGTTGGAGCACGACGTGCGGGACACCGCGGCCGGCCTGGACGGCTTCGCCGTCGGGGACGGCGAAGCCTGGGAGCGGCTGTGCGCGGTGTGGGACCGGGTGGGCGAGGACCTCATGGGTGCGCTCTTCACCCCGTTCCCCCCGGTGCGGGCGGCGGCCGGGCTGGCCGTGAGGCTCCGGGCGGCGGGTGGACTGCGGCTGGCTCGGATGCTGACGCTGCCGGTACGGCGCCTCGGTGAGGAGGAGTTCGCCGGCGTCGCCGGGCGGCTGCTGCTGGCCGGCAACGCCCTGCACTCCGACCTCGCCCCGGAGGCGGCGGGCAGCGGCGGCTTCGGCTGGCTGATGGCCATGCTCGGCCAGCGCGGCGGCTTCCCCGTCCCGCTGGGCGGCGCGCAGGAGCTCACGGCGGCGCTGGTGCGGCGCCTGGAGCGACGCG
Coding sequences:
- a CDS encoding Rieske (2Fe-2S) protein, with protein sequence MRASAANPLSTIDAIEDAEVLDRVASPLRAGVRALPLGRARELLRGRWQGHPLHPTLVQAPIGSWSSAALLDLTRGNERAARLLIAVGLVTAAPAAVAGATDFADQFPEQERVGVVHAAANTAAVVLYTASLIVRLRGGRGRLLGFAGLAAATAGGFLGGHLTFRQAAGVNHSEAVPHLVDAGWHAVGGPEEFPRGHMVRRMVGEVPVLIVRDAEGTGELHALADRCSHLSGPLSEGEVVDGCVVCPWHGSTFRLADGACVAGPATAPQPSFEVRLNDGLVEVRLPQAR
- a CDS encoding CDGSH iron-sulfur domain-containing protein, which translates into the protein MVMEGPVEVVLEDGTVVRSDRPVVALCTCRRSLLYPWCDTSHRGPRRAAATRDRAPRPGSPGAEPSGGGPREPRAGGHGASADGHGGERRRSQGRAQ
- a CDS encoding iron-containing redox enzyme family protein encodes the protein MRLPTPRGEVSAALVDVLGRGVEPGRAVSLPHETAARARPYGEDAQLALYLGYELHYRGFEGVDDAWEWDAELLRLRGVLERRFLAALRADVPCDGDVASTVEAALREPVGGGGVSAYLRDAGEWWQLREYAAHRSLYQLKEADPHAWAIPRLTGRAKAALVAVEYDEFGAGRAERIHADLFAALLADLDLDDGYGGYLDAAPAPTLATVNLMSLLGLHRELRGALVGHFATVEMTSPPASRRMVEALRRLGAGPAAVHFYAEHVEADAVHEQLVRHEVIGDLLRREPRLAPDVVFGVAATQWLEDRLAGHVLGAWREGRCSLRAPL
- a CDS encoding hydrophobic protein, with amino-acid sequence MLPLLLVLLLILVLFGAGFAVKVLWWIALAVLALWLLGFLFRSAGPGGARGRWYRW
- a CDS encoding SRPBCC family protein, with translation MAIRHRLVHRSPAQVWAVLADGSRYGDWVIGPSQSSQVDEEWPRLGSRIEYVVALGPWTLTGETIVRRCEPVRALELEAVSGWLGTARIAMEIRSWGDETLVILDEHPLRGTGGRLHNVALDAVLQLRHRSMLARFAEVVESTGPGGREGPDGRAGRDGRTPSSP